AAATACGGAGATAACGCGCTCGTCCGTGTCAATGGCGAGAGCGATGCGATTCCCACCCTGGAGCTGAACGCGGGGTCCTATGTCGTCTCCAATGCCACCGCCGCGGACTTCAAGTCCGTGCTGCGCGACGAAAGCGGCGCGACCGGCACCTTTGTCAAGCGTGGCGTCGGCACCCTCACGGTCCTTTCCAACAGCCCCACCTATCATGGCGCGACCATGATTCAGGAAGGCATCCTCAAGCTCGGTGATACCCGGTCCCTGGGCGCCGCCACGGCGCTCATCGTGATCACCAACGGCGGCACGCTGGATGTGGTTGATCACCAGCCCAAGCAGCCGGTCATCGTCTCGGGTGACGGCACCGGCGGGGTGGGCGCCATTATTGATTCCACAACCGACGGCGGTGTCGAGGAGAACTTCCTGGATGTGGCCCTGGCGGGCGACACCACCTTCGGCTGCCCTAACGCCGGGCGGTGGGACATCCGCGTCAACGGCGGCCTGAATGGGACCGGGCCTGGACCCGGCCTGAAGGGAAACGGTTACAAGCTGAGCAAAGTCGGCTCCGGCAGCGTGAGCATTGCTTGCCAGCGCAGCACGACGGGCTATTGGGATCTCAATCTGGGCGACGTGCTGATCAAGGAGGGCGGGCTGACCTTTGCCGAATCCCTCACGCCGGGCAACTCCGCCGCCGCGCTGGCGATTTATCCGGGCGCCAACCTCAATCTCTTTGACCTGAACATCACCAACCCGCTGATGCGGAATATCACCATGACCAACGCCTTGATCCAATGCGGCGGCGAGCGTAACCACACCAACGTCATCCAGGGGAACATCCTCATGAGCGGCAACTGCCGCTTCCAGGCCGATGACGCCCACTTGATCATCAACGGCAGTATCAGCGGGGCCGCGTCCGTTGCCTTCAACGAGGACGGGCCAACCGATACCGGCACGTTGCTCTTGAACGGGGTCAACACCTACACGGGCGAGACCACCATTACCAACGGCACCCTCGGCGGCACAGGCGTCCTGGCCGGCAACCTCGTCATGCTCGGCGGCACCAACGCTCCGGGTTACGGCGGTGTCGGCACCCTGACGGTCAACGGCAACGTCACGCTCGCCGGGGTGACTCGCATGGAACTCAACCGCGGCCTCTCGCCCAACAGCGACCGGCTGGTGGTCGGCGGCGCGCTGACCTTCGGCGGCGCCCTGCGGGTCGTCCTGGGCGCCGGCGCCCCGGCGCCGGAGGCGGGCGACGTTTACCAGTTGTTCAGCAAGGGCAGCGCGGCCCCGTTCACCGCGGTCAGCCTGCCTGACCTCTCGGGCCTGCCGGGCGGCCTGACGTGGGATACCACCCAGCTCCAGATTGACGGCAGCATTTCGGTGGCGGGAGGCGCGCCTCCGCCGCCCATCGGGACGGTGCAGATCAACGGCGGCAACTTCACGCTCAGCGGCACCGGTGGCGTCGAGGGCGCCGGCTACATCGTCATCTCGTCGCCGGATGTGACGGTTCCCCTGGCGAACTGGACGCCGGTCGCCAGCGGCGTGTATGGCGCGGGCGGTTCGTTCAGCTTCACGACCAACGTGGTGACTGGCGGGCCAACGCTGTTCTTCACGCTCAAGAAACCATAGAGCGGAACGGAGCGGGGGCGCCGGTGTGGAGTCGCCGGCGTCCCCCCGCTCGCTTAGAAACCATGAGTCATTCCTCGACAAGACACCGGTTCCAGAGAAAGGGACGGCGCGCGGCCTTCACCCTGATCGAATTGCTGGTGGTCATCGCCATCATCGCCATCCTGGCCGCGCTGTTGCTGCCCGCCCTGGCGCGCGCGAAGGCCAAGGCCCAGACCGCCAATTGCATCAGCAACCAGCGGCAGGTTGCCTTGTCCTTCACCATGTGGGGTGACGACAACAACGACGGCAAGTATCCCTGGAGCGCCGGGCCGGGGAAGATCGGGCCCGACCCCCTCCGGACCAATTGGTTTGCCTTGCAGCCGTATTTGAAGAATCCCAGGGTGCTGACCTGTCCGGCTGACAGGCAGCGCAGCCCCCTGACGGATTGGAACCCACTCAGCGTCGTCTGGGACTTCCGCACCAACCTCAGTTACATGTTTTGCATTGATGCGTTGCCCACGCGTCCGCAGGCCATTCTGCTGGGCGACAACTATCTTTCCAGCGATCACCCGGCCAACAAGACTCTCGCGCTGCCCGACAATCCTGCCAGCGGTTCGCGCCATTCTTTCAGCCGCGCCGTGCTCATCCGCCGCGGATGGTTGGATAAGACCCGGCACCAGGGGCAGGGGATCCTCAGCTTCTGCGATGGGAGCGTCAGCTCGTTGAAGACCCCCAAGCTGCAGATCCAGTTGCGAGTCATGTTTGATGCGTATCTGCCCGGTGCGACGGACAACTTGAAATTCATGCTGCCTCAGTACACGAAGGTGCAGTATTAACGCCCTGCCCGCACGGGTCTGAAGCGCCCTGGTTCGTCACAATCGCATGCCAGCAAGCCACCCACACCCGGGCGGATGCCTGTGAACCCAATCTTCAGGCTCTCGGCCCTGTTCTGCTGGGTGGCCTGCCTGGGCCTCGCAGATGCCGCATGCGCTGCCATTGCGCAGGCTCCGCGGCCCAATTTCATCTTCGTGCTCATTGATGACATGGGCTATGCGGATCTGTCCTGCTACGGCCAAACACAAGTCGAGACGCCGCACCTCGATCGCCTGGCCCGGGAAGGCATCCGGTTCACCCAGTTTTACGTCAACGCGCCCATTTGCTCTCCCTCCCGCACGGCCTTTACGACGGGCCAGTATCCCGCGCGCTGGCGAATCACCTCCTTCCTCGCCTCCCGGGCGGAAAACGACCGCCGCGGCATGGCCCAGTGGCTCGACCCGAAAGCTCCCACCCTGGCTCGCACGCTCCAGCAAGCCGGCTATGCCACCGGGCACTTCGGCAAGTGGCACATGGGCGGCCAGCGGGATGTCGGCGAGGCTCCCCTTATCACCGAATATGGCTTCGACCAGTCGCTAACTCAGTTTGAGGGCCTGGGCGAGCGCATCCTGCCGTTGGGCGATGCCTTCGACGGCCAGCCGCCGCGCCGCCACGCCCTGGGCAGTGACCAGCTCGGGCGGGGTCCCATTCAGTGGATGGACCGGTCGCAGATCACCGGCGCATTTGTCGCCCGGGCGCTGGAGTTCATCCGGCAGGCTGAGCAGGCTGGCAAACCCTTCTACGTCAATGTGTGGCCCGACGATGTCCATTCGCCGTTTTATCCCCCCAAGGCGCTTCGGGGAGATGGCAGCAAGCGGGAGCTGTATCTCGGGGTGGTCAAAGCGATGGACCGGCAGTTGGCGCCGTTGTTCGATTACGTCCGCCAGCAACCGGCGCTGCGCACCAATACCGTGGTCCTGGTGGCCAGCGACAACGGCCCGGAGCCCGGCGCCGGCTCGGCAGGGTCGTTCCGCGGGCACAAAGGAACTTTGTATGAAGGCGGCATCCGGGAACCTTTCATCGTGTGGTCCCCGGGGCTGGTGGAGGAATCCGCTCGCGGAACGGTTAATGCGGCCACCGTGGTATCCGCCGTGGATGTGTTCCCTTCGGTGGCGCGCCTCGCGGGGCTTGCGCTGCCGGCGGGGATCGCGTTCGATGGCGAGGACCTGAGCCGCGTCCTGCTTGGCAAGTCCTCCGGCCCGCGGTCCAAACCCTTGTTCTGGAACCGCCCGCCGGATCGGCGCGGAGGCAATGGCGCGATTTTGCCCGACCTGGCCGCGCGCCAGGGAAACTGGAAGCTGCTCCTCGCACGGGATGGCACTGACCCGCAGCTCTACGATCTGGCGGAGGACCCGGGAGAAACCCGCAACCTGGCTGCGGCGCGTCCCGCAGTCGTCCGGAACCTGAGCCGGCCGCTGCTGGCCTGGTGGCGTTCGCTTCCCGGCGCGCGTGTCGCGCCCGCTCAGGCGCGAGCCCAAGGGCGGGTGTTTGCCAATCCGATTGCCGAGGGCGCAGATCCCTGGATGATCCAGCATGGCACCAACTACGTCACCTGCTTGTCCGAGGCCAACCGCGGCATTGCGCTCTACTGCTCCGACCGCCTGACCGCGCTGGGCGCGAAGCATGTCATCTGGCAGGCTCCCGACGAGGGACCGTGCTCGCGCGAGGTGTGGGCGCCCGAGATCCATTTCCTGGATGCCCGCTGGCACGTTTACTTCGCCGCGTCCGACGGCCAAAACCGCAATCATCGCATGTGGGCCTTGCGGTCCGAAAGTCCTGACCTGTTCGGAAAATACACTCTCCACGGACCGCTTTACACCGGGGACCATCCCGAGACCGGAGCGGACAATCGTTGGGCGATTGACGGCACCATCCTCGAGCAGGACGGCAAGCGCTGCTTTCTCTGGTCCGGCTGGGAGGATGCCCGGGACCAGCAATGGCTATACATCGCTCCGATGAGTGATCCGCTGGCCGTCGCCGGCAAACGTGTGCGGCTCTGCGCCAATGATGACTACCTGTGGGAACGGGTGGGTGAAACCGCCGCCGGCCGCGGCCTGCACGAGGCGCCGCAGGTGTTGCAGCGCAACGGCCGGACGTTCGTCATTTATTCGTGCAGCGCCTCCTGGCAGCCCAGTTACAAGCTCGGGTTGCTCGCCTTGCGCCCGGGCGGCAATCCGCTTGCGCCATCCGATTGGACCAAGCATCCCCAACCGGTCTTCCAGCCCAACGACACCACCTTCGGTGTGGGCCACCTCAGTTTCGTGAAGTCACCGGACGGCACCGAAGACTGGATGCTCTACCACGCCAAGATGGACCGGCGCGACGGCTGGCGGCGGGCCATCCACGCCCAGCCGTTCCGCTGGACAACCGGGGGACTGCCGGACTTCGGCTCGCCTCTGCCGACTTCAAGCCAGCTTCCGCTGCCAGCCGGCGAAAGGACTGTGGCGGCAACCGCGCCCTGGCGCTCGGCTCTGGGCTGCGAAGCCGACCTGGCCTGCTTCAACTACTTTGGCCACCACCAGTTCTGTCAGCTCAAGGAGGGACAGTTGCATCTGGGCATCGTTCCAGCCGAGCCGGTGAATGATTTCCGCGCCGGCGAAAAGCTGGTGCTTGCCAACCGTTACTGGCGCGACCTGGCCTGCTCGGTGCGGCTGAAAGTCCTTGACGGGGGACGCGACGCCGGCCTGCTGTTTCGCTGCTCCCTGCCCGCAGTTGGTTACGATTCCCAGGAGGGCTACTTCGCCGGGATCATACCGAACGCCCGGAAAGTCGTGCTCGGCAGCACCGATGGCGAGAGCTGGCGCGAACTCGGCCTGGCCGACGCAGATGTCCAGTCCGGCCGCGACCACTTGCTGAGCGTGACTGCCCGGGGTCCGGAGATCGTCCTCTCCCTGGACGGCAAAGAGGTGATGCGCAGAACCGATTCTGAACACCGCGGGGGCAGCGTCGGTTTGCGGGTCGTGGACACGCACGCCGCTTTCTCCGACCTGACCATACAATGAGCGTCCGGCGGGGTTTAAACTGGAGGGGGGCGGTCCGGCATACCCTGGCGCTGCTGCCCTTGGCCACCCTGCTGGTGCTCGGCTTGCCGGCTGCGGCCAAACCGAACATTGTCTTATTCGTGGCCGACGATCATACGGCGGCCGATTGCGGCGCCTGCGGCTCCGGGGAGGTTCGCACCCCGAACATTGACCGGCTGGCGCGTGAAGGCATGCTATTCCGCCGCGCCTTCGCCGGGTCGCCCACTTGCATGCCCTCGCGGGCGGTCCTCTACACCGGCCTGATGCCTTTCCGCAACGGCGCGCACGCCAATAACCTGGCAGGTCAATCTCAATG
The DNA window shown above is from Candidatus Paceibacterota bacterium and carries:
- a CDS encoding sulfatase-like hydrolase/transferase, which produces MNPIFRLSALFCWVACLGLADAACAAIAQAPRPNFIFVLIDDMGYADLSCYGQTQVETPHLDRLAREGIRFTQFYVNAPICSPSRTAFTTGQYPARWRITSFLASRAENDRRGMAQWLDPKAPTLARTLQQAGYATGHFGKWHMGGQRDVGEAPLITEYGFDQSLTQFEGLGERILPLGDAFDGQPPRRHALGSDQLGRGPIQWMDRSQITGAFVARALEFIRQAEQAGKPFYVNVWPDDVHSPFYPPKALRGDGSKRELYLGVVKAMDRQLAPLFDYVRQQPALRTNTVVLVASDNGPEPGAGSAGSFRGHKGTLYEGGIREPFIVWSPGLVEESARGTVNAATVVSAVDVFPSVARLAGLALPAGIAFDGEDLSRVLLGKSSGPRSKPLFWNRPPDRRGGNGAILPDLAARQGNWKLLLARDGTDPQLYDLAEDPGETRNLAAARPAVVRNLSRPLLAWWRSLPGARVAPAQARAQGRVFANPIAEGADPWMIQHGTNYVTCLSEANRGIALYCSDRLTALGAKHVIWQAPDEGPCSREVWAPEIHFLDARWHVYFAASDGQNRNHRMWALRSESPDLFGKYTLHGPLYTGDHPETGADNRWAIDGTILEQDGKRCFLWSGWEDARDQQWLYIAPMSDPLAVAGKRVRLCANDDYLWERVGETAAGRGLHEAPQVLQRNGRTFVIYSCSASWQPSYKLGLLALRPGGNPLAPSDWTKHPQPVFQPNDTTFGVGHLSFVKSPDGTEDWMLYHAKMDRRDGWRRAIHAQPFRWTTGGLPDFGSPLPTSSQLPLPAGERTVAATAPWRSALGCEADLACFNYFGHHQFCQLKEGQLHLGIVPAEPVNDFRAGEKLVLANRYWRDLACSVRLKVLDGGRDAGLLFRCSLPAVGYDSQEGYFAGIIPNARKVVLGSTDGESWRELGLADADVQSGRDHLLSVTARGPEIVLSLDGKEVMRRTDSEHRGGSVGLRVVDTHAAFSDLTIQ
- a CDS encoding prepilin-type N-terminal cleavage/methylation domain-containing protein, with protein sequence MSHSSTRHRFQRKGRRAAFTLIELLVVIAIIAILAALLLPALARAKAKAQTANCISNQRQVALSFTMWGDDNNDGKYPWSAGPGKIGPDPLRTNWFALQPYLKNPRVLTCPADRQRSPLTDWNPLSVVWDFRTNLSYMFCIDALPTRPQAILLGDNYLSSDHPANKTLALPDNPASGSRHSFSRAVLIRRGWLDKTRHQGQGILSFCDGSVSSLKTPKLQIQLRVMFDAYLPGATDNLKFMLPQYTKVQY